The Apium graveolens cultivar Ventura chromosome 6, ASM990537v1, whole genome shotgun sequence genome contains a region encoding:
- the LOC141663642 gene encoding uncharacterized protein LOC141663642, with amino-acid sequence MSAEAVNPKAYPLADAQLTITILDLVQQAANYKQLKKGANEATKTLNRGISEFVVMAADTEPLEILLHLPLLAEDKNVPYVFVPSKQALGRACGVTRPVISCSVTSNEGSQLKSQIQQLKDAIEKLLI; translated from the exons ATG AGCGCAGAAGCTGTGAACCCTAAAGCTTACCCTTTAGCTGATGCACAGCTAACTATTACTATTCTTGATCTCGTTCAACAAGCTGCTAATTATAAGCAGCTTAAAAAGGGTGCTAATGAAG CAACAAAGACACTGAACAGGGGAATTTCAGAGTTTGTGGTGATGGCTGCTGACACCGAGCCTCTCGAGATTCTTCTCCATCTCCCCCTTCTTGCGGAAGACAAG AATGTGCCCTATGTTTTTGTTCCTTCTAAGCAAGCTCTTGGACGTGCATGTGGGGTAACCAGACCAGTTATTTCTTGTTCTGTGACGAGCAATGAGGGCAGCCAGCTGAAATCTCAGATACAGCAACTCAAG GATGCCATTGAGAAGCTCCTTATATAA